In the genome of Dermatobacter hominis, the window CTGTCGAACCGGCACGGTGGACCACGTCGTTGACGGCGACACTGTCGACGTCAACGGAGAACGGGTGCGCATCATCGGGATCGACACCCCTGAGCGCGGCGACTGCGGCTTCAACGAGGCCAAGCAACGCGTCGAGCAGCTCGTCGGTGGTCGCGAGGTCGCGGTCATCACGGTGGCCGGCCACGACGAACGAGACCGATACGGCCGCGAGCTTGGCTACATCACCTTCAACCAGACCGACTTGGGAACCGTTCTGCTCGCTGAAGGTTTGGCTCATGCTCGCTATGACGGTCTTGACGGCTACGACCGACATCCTCGCCAAGACGCGTACCGGGCGCTCGACGCCTCCACACCGAACTTGTGCGGTTGAGGACGCCGAGTGTCATCAAACACGGAGGACTACGTCCGGTACAGGATGAAGCCCGCTCTGCGCCGACAGTTTCAACCGATTGCGTTGCGGGTCATCGCAGAAGCAGGTGGCGAGGTCGACATCAGCGATATCCGTCGCGCCATCCAGGCCCGCCATCCTGACCTTCGGTGGGATCGGCGGTATCCGCTCGGAGTACTCGCCGACAACGGAATCATCGAGGTGAGGGGCTCGGTAGCGACACTGGTAGAGCGACTCGATGACCAACAGGTCGCATCTCTGCTGCTCGCCCTCGACGAGCGATCGGTACGAACCGCCGGGCTTCGGGTCGAGGATGCTTCGTGGCGCTCGGACTCACCCGAGTGGCAGAAGCTCCGCCACCTCGTCGTCGAACGGGACGGCGAGCGGTGCGCAGTCGCTGGGTGCGGCCAGACGTCCGGTCTCGAGCTCGACCACATCTGGCGGGGCTCCCTGCTCGCAGCGGCCGGCTGGGCACCATCGGCGATCAACGACCCGAAGAACCTGCAACTGTTGTGCAGCGTTCACCACGCTGCCAAGACCGCTGACGAGGCCCAACTGCTCTCGATCG includes:
- a CDS encoding thermonuclease family protein encodes the protein MTRRRAIAALLVTAAVALAGCRTGTVDHVVDGDTVDVNGERVRIIGIDTPERGDCGFNEAKQRVEQLVGGREVAVITVAGHDERDRYGRELGYITFNQTDLGTVLLAEGLAHARYDGLDGYDRHPRQDAYRALDASTPNLCG